The following nucleotide sequence is from Brachyspira suanatina.
CTTTTTAAATACTGCTGGGAAGGATAATCCCATAAAGTTGTAGTTTGCAATTCTAATTTTTTTTTCATGTCTTTATTCGCTTTATAAAATTTGTATAAATAATATACTATAACTATTTATTAGCAAGTATTGAATAAAAAATTTGCTTGTTAAAAATAAATACTTTGATATTATATAATAGTAAATACCATTATAGGTTATTATAAATGAAAAAAAGAATTAAAGCCATAATATGTTCTGCTATCTCTCTGATATTTGGAGGAATAGGGATACAAAAGTTTTATTTAGGTCAGACTAAAAGAGGTATATTGTATGTTCTATTTTTTTGGACTGGCATACCCTATTTACTTTGTATTGTGGATTTAATAAGATTTATATTTATGACTGAAAAAGAGTTTAATATTACATATAATAAAGACTACCTAGAAAATATAAGTCATGAAAATGATTATAAACATTATAAGAGTAAATTTGATGATGCTATAGATGCTGAATATAGTTATGTTGATGAAAATGAATATAACAAAAATGAAAAAGAAAATTATAATAATCAAGAAAATATAGAAGAAAATATTACTATTGATAAAGCATTAGAATATTATAAATTAATTGATGAAACACTTATTTATATAAAAGATT
It contains:
- a CDS encoding TM2 domain-containing protein, whose amino-acid sequence is MKKRIKAIICSAISLIFGGIGIQKFYLGQTKRGILYVLFFWTGIPYLLCIVDLIRFIFMTEKEFNITYNKDYLENISHENDYKHYKSKFDDAIDAEYSYVDENEYNKNEKENYNNQENIEENITIDKALEYYKLIDETLIYIKDYNFLEKVKKMNHLFKIIIDKSSSYKRSKIAIKELDKMLEYNIPTALKLINSYIDLSSSNTSDLNNIKTDIIESIESVTIYLNNILENIQKNDIMDIASDIDVLKAGLKKDGYV